The proteins below come from a single Gordonia pseudamarae genomic window:
- a CDS encoding rhodanese-like domain-containing protein, whose translation MTYAGDLTPQEAWDALEANPDAVLVDCRTRAEWNFVGVPDLEILGKRTVFVEWVGFPDGAPNQGFVAQLREAGIRDSDEVIFLCRSGHRSIGAAQMATAAGIAKAYNVLDGFEGALDENDHRGSTGWRASNLPWRQS comes from the coding sequence GTGACATACGCGGGAGATCTGACACCCCAGGAAGCATGGGATGCGCTCGAAGCCAACCCCGATGCCGTCCTGGTGGACTGTCGCACTCGTGCGGAATGGAACTTCGTCGGCGTGCCCGACCTGGAGATCCTCGGCAAGCGGACCGTGTTCGTCGAATGGGTGGGGTTTCCCGACGGCGCACCCAATCAGGGATTCGTGGCACAGCTGCGTGAGGCGGGGATCCGCGACAGCGACGAGGTGATCTTCCTCTGTCGTTCCGGGCACCGTTCCATCGGTGCCGCCCAGATGGCGACCGCCGCCGGCATCGCCAAGGCCTACAACGTGCTCGACGGTTTCGAGGGCGCTCTCGATGAGAACGATCATCGTGGCTCCACGGGCTGGCGCGCCTCGAACCTGCCCTGGAGGCAGTCATGA
- a CDS encoding SRPBCC family protein gives MAIVSITTELPLPAQTACRLAAEPEVMMFVLAPILAFSRENIPPPGTAVEPGFSARGRVTWFGVIPSWTHEITLVSRDEHEIYTRERGGPVRIWNHRLTFDPITATSCRYTDDIEIENGISGFATRVFIRLMFAHRHRRWRSVAAIATAAHG, from the coding sequence ATGGCAATAGTTTCCATTACTACTGAACTTCCTCTACCGGCCCAGACGGCCTGCAGGCTCGCTGCCGAACCCGAGGTGATGATGTTCGTGCTCGCGCCCATACTCGCCTTCTCCCGAGAGAACATCCCGCCGCCCGGCACCGCCGTCGAACCCGGATTCTCCGCCCGTGGCCGGGTGACCTGGTTCGGTGTGATTCCCAGCTGGACCCACGAGATCACCCTGGTCAGCCGAGACGAGCACGAAATCTACACTCGTGAACGCGGCGGTCCGGTCCGTATCTGGAACCACCGGCTGACCTTCGATCCGATCACCGCCACCAGTTGCCGTTACACCGACGACATCGAGATCGAGAACGGTATCTCCGGGTTCGCCACCAGGGTCTTCATCCGACTGATGTTCGCGCACCGTCACCGGCGGTGGCGTTCCGTGGCAGCCATCGCCACCGCGGCTCACGGGTAG
- a CDS encoding Rv0361 family membrane protein — protein sequence MAKPPTPSPQVPEDGTPSWKAAMPFIIAAAVVAVVVIGVLISNAIRPAEERMSDDAKVQHAINNYYTARNEADFDKFVATNCAAVRTGQGFPTREAFVTDNTKSMDENGQIKIPEITDLAVDGDRASARVHWHFENSEGNKNVVATTVVREDGEWKVCTS from the coding sequence ATGGCGAAACCCCCCACCCCGTCTCCGCAGGTCCCGGAGGACGGCACGCCGTCCTGGAAGGCGGCCATGCCGTTCATCATCGCGGCCGCCGTGGTGGCGGTGGTGGTGATCGGGGTGCTGATCTCCAACGCGATCCGTCCGGCCGAGGAACGGATGAGTGACGACGCGAAGGTTCAGCACGCGATCAACAACTACTACACCGCCCGCAACGAGGCCGATTTCGACAAGTTCGTCGCCACCAACTGCGCCGCGGTCCGCACCGGGCAGGGCTTCCCGACCCGCGAGGCGTTCGTCACCGACAACACGAAGTCGATGGACGAGAACGGCCAGATCAAGATCCCGGAGATCACCGACCTCGCCGTCGACGGCGACCGGGCGAGTGCGCGGGTACATTGGCATTTCGAGAATTCCGAAGGCAACAAGAACGTCGTCGCCACCACGGTGGTGCGCGAGGACGGTGAATGGAAGGTGTGCACGTCGTGA
- the purT gene encoding formate-dependent phosphoribosylglycinamide formyltransferase yields the protein MTPNDDERGRNGYSHDRAPAVDSNAVDATEVVRLGSVPVVPNADAAPRARDSAQGTPDAVAAATTVTYGSIPPRAAGGAQVGPPALLGTPLSPGATRVMLLGAGELGKEVIIAFQRLGVEVIAVDRYANAPGQQVAHHAEVIDMMDPAAVRAVIDKHRPHYVVPEIEAIATGALAQVEADGVAEVIPSAKAVVATMDREGIRRLADEQLGLPTSPYLFADTLEELTVAAEQVGFPCVVKPVMSSSGKGQSVLHGVDDVAKAWEIASTGARVSGRRVIVEGFIDFDYEITLLTVRALDPATGGLTTHFCAPIGHRQVDGDYVESWQPHEMPEFPLGAATSIAARVAAAFGDDKLGGRGVFGVELFVKGDDVYFSEVSPRPHDTGLVTMATQRLSEFEMHARAILGLPIDVTLASPGASAVIYGGRDEAAIGFENVARALSVPETDIRLFGKPDSALRRRMGVVTATADDVQAARRRAKAAAAMVTPVAGRVAERITEPTPFAPAAEPAPRRAVPASPGARPPGPAPRGAVPPGTRPPVPAGPRPPQGGPGPQPPGGPVPPLKAGPRPAALQPGPAPAGARPPQPGGPQSGGPQSGGPQSGGPQAGGPRPAPQGRPPAPRTRGPVAGPRRPGPPPGAQPRIQGAGAPAGRPVPSRPVAAVSTDKLQSAPNQGLAKQPEGSDERTQVVRTPSAD from the coding sequence ATGACGCCGAACGACGATGAGCGTGGCCGCAACGGCTACAGCCATGATCGGGCGCCCGCCGTGGATTCGAACGCGGTGGACGCGACCGAGGTGGTGCGGCTCGGTTCCGTGCCCGTTGTGCCGAACGCCGACGCCGCCCCGCGGGCCCGGGACTCCGCGCAGGGCACTCCCGACGCCGTCGCGGCCGCCACGACCGTGACCTATGGTTCAATCCCGCCGCGGGCCGCCGGCGGTGCGCAGGTCGGTCCGCCCGCGCTGCTGGGCACCCCGCTCTCGCCGGGGGCCACCCGGGTGATGCTGCTCGGTGCCGGTGAGCTGGGCAAGGAGGTGATCATCGCCTTCCAGCGGCTCGGGGTGGAGGTGATCGCCGTCGACCGCTACGCCAACGCGCCCGGCCAGCAGGTCGCCCATCATGCCGAGGTCATCGACATGATGGACCCGGCCGCGGTACGGGCCGTCATCGACAAGCATCGGCCGCACTATGTGGTCCCCGAGATCGAGGCAATCGCCACCGGCGCGCTCGCGCAGGTGGAGGCCGACGGCGTCGCCGAGGTCATCCCGTCCGCCAAGGCGGTCGTGGCCACGATGGACCGGGAGGGCATCCGGCGCCTGGCCGACGAGCAACTCGGCCTGCCCACCTCGCCATATCTGTTCGCCGACACGCTCGAGGAACTGACGGTGGCCGCCGAGCAGGTCGGCTTCCCGTGTGTGGTCAAACCGGTGATGTCGTCGTCCGGCAAGGGGCAGAGCGTGCTGCACGGCGTCGATGACGTCGCGAAGGCGTGGGAGATCGCGAGCACCGGTGCGCGGGTGTCGGGACGGCGGGTGATCGTCGAGGGCTTTATCGACTTCGACTACGAGATCACCCTGCTCACGGTACGGGCCCTCGATCCGGCCACCGGCGGGCTCACCACCCACTTCTGTGCCCCGATCGGTCACCGTCAGGTCGACGGCGACTACGTCGAGAGCTGGCAGCCGCACGAGATGCCGGAGTTCCCGCTCGGTGCGGCCACCTCGATCGCGGCGCGTGTCGCGGCCGCGTTCGGTGACGACAAGCTCGGCGGCAGAGGTGTCTTCGGTGTCGAGCTGTTCGTCAAGGGAGACGACGTCTACTTCTCCGAGGTCAGTCCACGCCCGCACGACACCGGCCTGGTGACGATGGCCACCCAGCGCCTGTCGGAGTTCGAGATGCACGCCCGCGCGATCCTCGGGTTGCCGATCGACGTGACCCTGGCCTCGCCGGGCGCCTCGGCGGTCATCTACGGCGGCCGGGATGAGGCCGCGATCGGTTTCGAGAACGTGGCGCGGGCGCTGTCGGTGCCCGAGACCGACATCCGGTTGTTCGGCAAACCCGACAGCGCGCTGCGCAGACGGATGGGGGTGGTGACCGCGACTGCCGACGACGTGCAGGCCGCCCGGCGCCGCGCCAAGGCGGCGGCGGCGATGGTCACCCCGGTGGCCGGTCGCGTGGCCGAGCGGATCACCGAACCCACCCCGTTCGCGCCTGCCGCGGAGCCGGCACCGCGACGTGCGGTACCCGCGTCGCCCGGTGCCCGGCCGCCCGGTCCGGCGCCGCGTGGCGCGGTACCGCCCGGGACGCGCCCGCCCGTACCCGCCGGGCCTCGCCCGCCGCAGGGCGGCCCCGGACCGCAGCCGCCGGGTGGCCCCGTACCGCCGCTGAAGGCCGGTCCGCGCCCCGCGGCGCTGCAACCCGGTCCTGCACCCGCGGGTGCCCGTCCACCGCAACCGGGTGGCCCGCAGTCAGGTGGCCCGCAGTCAGGTGGCCCGCAGTCAGGTGGCCCGCAGGCCGGCGGTCCGCGTCCGGCACCTCAGGGTCGTCCCCCCGCCCCACGGACCCGCGGTCCGGTGGCCGGTCCACGTCGTCCGGGCCCCCCGCCCGGCGCGCAGCCGCGCATACAGGGCGCAGGTGCGCCGGCGGGCCGTCCCGTCCCGTCCCGTCCCGTGGCCGCCGTCAGTACCGACAAGCTGCAGTCGGCACCGAATCAGGGGCTTGCGAAGCAGCCGGAAGGATCCGACGAACGCACACAGGTGGTGCGTACACCGTCGGCCGACTGA
- a CDS encoding O-succinylhomoserine sulfhydrylase codes for MSHILPEGVSLGTIGVRGGLDRSGFFETSEALFLTSGYVYDSAEAAERAFTGEDERYVYSRYGNPTVNMFQERLRLLDDMPAAFATASGMAAVFVALGALLKAGDRLVAARSLFGSCFVVCNEILPRWGVETVFVDGEDLEQWEQALSVPTTAVFFETPSNPMQTLVDVAAVCELAHAAGAKVVLDNVFATPLLQRGSELGADVIVYSATKHIDGQGRVLGGAVVGDKEFIDGPVQQLMRHTGPAMSAFNAWILLKGLETMQLRLDRSVSTALRIAEFLEADDRVRWVKYPFLSSHPQYELARRQMSGGGTVITFELNDRAGVSGKERAFEVLNGLSIIDISNNLGDAKSLITHPATTTHRAMGPEGRAAIGLTDSVVRLSVGLEGADDLLEDVDKALG; via the coding sequence ATGAGTCACATTCTCCCCGAAGGTGTTTCGCTCGGAACCATCGGTGTTCGGGGGGGTCTGGACCGGTCCGGCTTCTTCGAGACGTCCGAGGCGCTGTTCCTGACCAGCGGCTACGTCTACGACTCGGCGGAGGCGGCCGAACGCGCGTTCACCGGCGAGGATGAACGTTACGTGTACTCGCGGTACGGCAATCCGACGGTCAACATGTTCCAGGAGCGGCTGCGGCTGCTCGATGACATGCCCGCCGCCTTCGCCACCGCCAGCGGCATGGCGGCGGTGTTCGTGGCGCTCGGCGCGCTGCTCAAGGCCGGTGACCGACTCGTCGCCGCCCGCAGCTTGTTCGGCTCGTGCTTCGTGGTGTGCAACGAGATCCTGCCGCGCTGGGGCGTCGAGACCGTGTTCGTCGACGGTGAGGATCTCGAGCAGTGGGAGCAGGCGCTGTCGGTGCCCACCACCGCGGTGTTCTTCGAGACCCCGTCCAATCCGATGCAAACCCTCGTCGACGTTGCCGCGGTGTGCGAACTCGCTCACGCTGCCGGGGCAAAGGTGGTGCTGGACAACGTTTTCGCCACTCCTTTGCTGCAGCGCGGATCCGAGCTCGGTGCCGACGTCATCGTCTACTCGGCCACCAAGCACATCGACGGCCAGGGTCGTGTGCTCGGCGGCGCGGTGGTCGGCGACAAGGAGTTCATCGACGGGCCGGTGCAGCAGCTGATGCGGCACACCGGTCCCGCGATGAGCGCCTTCAACGCGTGGATCCTGCTCAAGGGGCTGGAGACGATGCAGCTCCGGCTCGACCGCTCGGTGTCCACGGCGCTGCGCATCGCCGAGTTCCTGGAGGCCGACGACCGGGTGCGCTGGGTGAAATACCCGTTCCTATCATCGCATCCGCAGTACGAGCTGGCCCGCCGGCAGATGTCGGGCGGCGGTACCGTCATCACCTTCGAGCTCAACGACCGCGCCGGGGTGTCGGGCAAGGAACGTGCCTTCGAGGTCCTCAACGGTCTGTCGATCATCGACATCTCCAATAACCTCGGCGACGCCAAGTCCCTGATCACCCACCCGGCCACCACCACCCACCGGGCGATGGGTCCGGAGGGCCGCGCGGCCATCGGCCTCACCGATTCGGTGGTCCGCCTGTCGGTGGGCCTGGAAGGGGCCGACGATCTGCTCGAGGACGTCGACAAAGCACTGGGCTGA
- a CDS encoding DUF456 domain-containing protein: MPLWGELIVAAAIGAGLLGIVFPVLPGGIIVGLSILVWAAIVGGWAWLVFAVAATLIVVGEVVKYVVAGKHLTSSGVPNGTIVVGGVVGIVGFFVIPVIGLFLGFILGAYVAEFIRTRQASAAWRGAMAAGKAALITMGIELFAALLAAGVWLSGAIAL, encoded by the coding sequence GTGCCGCTCTGGGGTGAGCTGATCGTCGCGGCGGCGATCGGTGCCGGACTGCTGGGGATCGTGTTTCCCGTACTGCCCGGCGGAATCATCGTCGGACTCTCGATCCTGGTGTGGGCCGCGATCGTCGGCGGTTGGGCGTGGCTGGTGTTCGCCGTGGCCGCCACACTCATCGTGGTCGGCGAGGTCGTCAAGTATGTGGTCGCCGGCAAACATCTCACGTCGAGCGGCGTGCCCAACGGCACTATCGTCGTCGGCGGTGTGGTCGGGATCGTCGGATTCTTCGTGATCCCGGTCATCGGCCTGTTCCTCGGTTTCATTCTCGGCGCGTACGTCGCCGAGTTCATCCGCACGCGACAAGCGTCGGCCGCCTGGCGGGGCGCGATGGCGGCGGGCAAGGCGGCGCTGATCACCATGGGTATCGAACTGTTCGCCGCTCTCCTCGCCGCCGGGGTCTGGCTCAGCGGCGCCATCGCCCTGTGA
- a CDS encoding adenylate/guanylate cyclase domain-containing protein has translation MSESGLRQRIRIQTLLTSALVIANAIGAAIVLALVLVGIPTPSVLATELWWVNYIALPIYVGVAFVVGITVCTVTAVRRLQWSIREREPTPADARRTQRLPWTLTMIQATLWFIGMVGFTIMYGIVEPELIPKIIFVTGMAGLVVVSIGYILIEFTLRPVAAGLISHGFRRRKRTGLRARWVLAWIAGSAIPLVGILLVVLFGVFRDDTTKIELFIGVTVLALVGLVTGPILTILGSMSITGPIRSMQKAFGRIRSGDLDSDVAVYDGTEVGDLQAGFNDMVAGLRERERMRDLFGKHVGREVADAALAGDPRLGGTERIVAALFVDVIGSTTLAANRAPTEVVGLLNDFFAVIVDEVIGHDGLVNKFEGDAVLAIFGAPIALSDPAGSALAAARAIADRLPGAVPEISAGIGVGYGPVVAGNVGAVERFEYTVIGDPVNESARLSELAKRDPRRPLASRPAITAAARTESGADEVRNWEELDSVTLRGRPEPTVVFGGVPGPVPRTTADTPDIAGARIGGRTRR, from the coding sequence ATGAGCGAGAGCGGTCTGCGTCAGCGGATCCGTATCCAGACTCTGCTGACCAGCGCTCTGGTCATCGCCAACGCGATCGGCGCCGCCATCGTGCTCGCCCTGGTCCTGGTCGGTATCCCCACGCCCTCGGTTCTGGCCACAGAGCTGTGGTGGGTCAACTACATCGCCCTGCCGATCTACGTCGGGGTGGCCTTTGTGGTGGGTATCACGGTGTGCACGGTCACCGCGGTCCGCAGGCTGCAATGGTCGATCCGCGAGCGGGAACCGACCCCCGCCGACGCCCGGCGCACGCAGCGGCTGCCGTGGACACTGACGATGATCCAGGCCACGCTGTGGTTCATCGGCATGGTGGGTTTCACCATCATGTACGGCATCGTTGAACCGGAGCTGATCCCGAAGATCATCTTCGTCACCGGCATGGCCGGTCTGGTAGTGGTGAGTATCGGCTACATCCTGATCGAGTTCACGTTGCGGCCGGTCGCGGCCGGCCTGATCAGCCACGGTTTCCGCCGCCGCAAGCGGACGGGTCTGCGGGCCCGCTGGGTGCTGGCGTGGATCGCCGGTTCGGCGATCCCCCTGGTCGGAATTCTGCTGGTGGTGCTGTTCGGGGTGTTCCGCGACGACACCACCAAGATCGAACTCTTCATCGGTGTGACCGTGCTCGCGCTGGTGGGTCTGGTCACCGGGCCGATACTGACGATCCTGGGCAGCATGAGTATCACCGGACCGATCCGCTCCATGCAGAAGGCGTTCGGCCGGATCCGCTCAGGCGACCTCGACAGCGATGTGGCCGTCTACGACGGCACCGAGGTGGGCGACCTGCAGGCAGGCTTCAACGACATGGTGGCCGGCCTGCGCGAACGCGAACGGATGCGCGACCTGTTCGGCAAGCACGTCGGCCGGGAGGTGGCCGACGCGGCGCTCGCCGGAGACCCGCGGCTCGGCGGCACCGAACGCATCGTCGCCGCGCTGTTCGTCGACGTCATCGGTTCGACGACGCTCGCCGCCAACCGCGCGCCCACGGAGGTGGTCGGCCTGCTCAACGACTTCTTCGCGGTGATCGTCGACGAGGTCATCGGACATGACGGGCTGGTCAACAAGTTTGAGGGTGATGCGGTGCTGGCGATCTTCGGCGCACCGATCGCGCTGAGCGACCCGGCCGGTTCGGCGCTCGCCGCGGCCCGGGCGATCGCCGATCGGCTGCCCGGTGCGGTGCCGGAGATATCCGCGGGTATCGGCGTCGGGTACGGACCGGTCGTCGCGGGCAACGTCGGGGCCGTCGAGCGTTTCGAGTACACGGTGATCGGCGACCCGGTGAACGAGAGCGCGCGCCTGTCGGAGCTGGCCAAACGTGATCCGCGTCGCCCACTGGCATCCCGGCCCGCGATCACGGCGGCCGCGCGTACCGAATCGGGGGCCGACGAGGTGCGCAACTGGGAGGAACTCGACTCGGTGACCTTGCGCGGTCGGCCTGAGCCGACCGTCGTGTTCGGCGGTGTGCCTGGTCCGGTGCCCCGGACAACGGCCGACACGCCCGATATCGCGGGCGCGCGGATCGGTGGCCGCACCCGCCGGTGA
- a CDS encoding FAD-dependent oxidoreductase, producing the protein MTEDTRPLRVAIVGAGPAGIYAADALMKHDDLQERGVSIDLYERMPAPFGLIRYGVAPDHPRIKGIINALHKVLDKPQIRLLGNVDYGTDINRDDLVRHYDATIFSTGAVDDRDLEIPGVELDGSYGAGEFVAWYDGHPDFSRTWPLEAEKVAVIGVGNVALDVARVLAKTGDELLPTEIPANVYEGLKANKAIEVHVFGRRGPAQAKFTPLELKELDHSPNIEVVVSPEDIEYDEGSAVARRSSKITDQVATIIENYAIREPKQGAIHKLFLHFFENPVEVLGEDGKVVGLRTERTELDGTGNVKPTGKTTDWEIGAIYRAVGYLSDSLPEIPFDSQAGVIPNEAGRIFDEGAHLTGLYTTGWIKRGPVGLIGHTKGDANETVQCIVDDLAADSMNTPADPSEESVIALLESRKIPFTTWAGWYRLDEHERALGAAEGRERIKVVEREDMLAASEPDKV; encoded by the coding sequence ATGACCGAAGACACCCGTCCGTTGCGGGTTGCCATCGTCGGCGCAGGCCCCGCCGGGATCTACGCCGCCGATGCCCTGATGAAGCACGACGACCTCCAAGAGCGTGGGGTCAGCATCGACCTGTACGAGCGGATGCCCGCACCGTTCGGGCTGATCCGCTACGGCGTGGCACCCGATCACCCGCGGATCAAGGGCATCATCAACGCCCTGCACAAGGTACTCGACAAGCCGCAGATCCGCCTGCTGGGCAACGTCGACTACGGCACCGACATCAACCGGGACGACCTCGTCCGGCACTACGACGCCACCATCTTCTCCACCGGCGCCGTCGACGACCGCGACCTGGAGATCCCGGGCGTCGAGCTCGACGGCAGCTACGGCGCCGGCGAGTTCGTGGCCTGGTACGACGGCCACCCGGACTTCTCCCGCACCTGGCCGCTGGAGGCCGAGAAGGTCGCCGTGATCGGCGTCGGCAACGTGGCCCTCGACGTGGCGCGCGTGCTGGCCAAGACCGGCGACGAACTACTGCCCACCGAGATCCCCGCCAACGTGTACGAGGGTCTCAAGGCCAACAAGGCCATCGAGGTGCACGTGTTCGGACGTCGCGGCCCGGCGCAGGCCAAGTTCACCCCGCTCGAACTCAAGGAACTCGACCACTCCCCCAACATCGAGGTCGTGGTCAGCCCTGAGGACATCGAGTACGACGAGGGTTCGGCCGTCGCACGACGCAGCTCGAAGATCACCGATCAGGTGGCCACGATCATCGAGAACTACGCGATCCGCGAACCCAAGCAGGGTGCCATCCACAAGCTGTTCCTGCACTTCTTCGAGAATCCGGTGGAGGTCCTCGGCGAGGACGGCAAGGTCGTCGGTCTGCGCACCGAACGCACCGAACTCGACGGCACCGGCAACGTCAAGCCCACCGGCAAGACCACCGACTGGGAGATCGGCGCCATCTACCGTGCGGTCGGCTACCTGTCCGACAGCCTGCCGGAGATCCCGTTCGACTCGCAGGCCGGTGTGATCCCCAACGAGGCGGGCCGCATCTTCGACGAGGGCGCCCACCTGACCGGCCTGTACACCACCGGCTGGATCAAGCGCGGCCCGGTCGGCCTCATCGGACACACCAAGGGCGACGCCAACGAGACCGTCCAGTGCATCGTCGACGACCTGGCCGCCGACAGCATGAACACTCCCGCCGATCCGTCGGAGGAGTCGGTGATCGCGCTGCTGGAGAGCCGCAAGATCCCGTTCACCACGTGGGCCGGCTGGTACCGCCTCGATGAGCACGAGCGCGCGCTCGGCGCCGCCGAGGGCCGCGAACGTATCAAGGTCGTCGAGCGCGAGGACATGCTCGCCGCATCCGAACCCGACAAGGTCTAG
- a CDS encoding adenylosuccinate synthase yields the protein MAAIVLIGAQWGDEGKGKATDLLGGRLQWVVRYQGGNNAGHTVVLPSGETFALHLIPSGILTRGVNNVIGNGVVVDPGVLLTELSGLEERDVDTTGLMISADAHLLMPYHVAIDKVTERFLGNKKIGTTGRGIGPCYQDKIARGGVRVADVLDEKILSQKVEAALELKNQILVKIYNRKALEPARVVDEVLAQAEGFSHRIADTRLLLNQALERGETVLLEGSQGTLLDVDHGTYPYVTSSNPTAGGAAVGSGIGPNKITTVLGILKAYTTRVGSGPFPTELFDEWGEYLAKTGGEVGVTTGRARRCGWFDAVIARYATRVNGITDYFLTKLDVLSSLERVPICVAYEVDGERVDEMPMTQTGFHHAKPIYETMPGWWEDISECRRFEDLPQNAQNYILRLEELSGAHISCIGVGPGRDQTIVRRDIL from the coding sequence ATGGCCGCGATCGTCCTGATCGGCGCCCAGTGGGGCGACGAGGGCAAAGGCAAGGCAACCGATCTGCTCGGCGGAAGGCTGCAGTGGGTGGTGCGCTACCAAGGCGGGAACAACGCCGGGCACACGGTGGTGCTGCCGTCGGGCGAGACCTTCGCACTGCATCTCATCCCGTCGGGCATCCTCACCCGGGGTGTCAACAACGTGATCGGCAACGGCGTGGTGGTCGACCCGGGTGTGCTGCTCACAGAGCTGTCCGGTCTCGAGGAGCGTGACGTCGACACCACCGGCCTGATGATCTCCGCGGACGCCCACCTGCTGATGCCGTACCACGTGGCCATCGACAAGGTCACCGAACGCTTTCTGGGCAACAAGAAGATCGGCACCACCGGCCGTGGCATCGGGCCGTGCTACCAGGACAAGATCGCCCGCGGGGGTGTACGGGTCGCCGATGTGCTCGACGAGAAGATCCTCAGCCAGAAGGTCGAGGCGGCGCTCGAGCTCAAGAACCAGATCCTGGTGAAGATCTACAACCGCAAGGCGCTCGAGCCGGCCCGCGTCGTCGATGAGGTGCTCGCGCAGGCGGAAGGGTTCTCGCACCGCATCGCCGACACCCGGCTGTTGCTCAACCAGGCCCTCGAACGTGGTGAGACGGTGCTCCTGGAGGGTTCGCAGGGCACGCTGCTCGACGTCGACCACGGCACCTACCCGTATGTGACCTCGTCCAACCCCACCGCCGGCGGTGCGGCCGTCGGTTCGGGTATCGGCCCCAACAAGATCACCACGGTGCTCGGCATCCTGAAGGCATACACCACCCGGGTCGGGTCCGGACCGTTCCCCACCGAACTGTTCGACGAATGGGGCGAGTACCTGGCCAAGACCGGCGGCGAGGTGGGCGTGACCACCGGCCGTGCCCGCCGTTGCGGCTGGTTCGACGCGGTGATCGCCCGCTACGCGACCCGCGTCAACGGCATCACCGACTACTTCCTCACCAAACTCGACGTGCTCTCCAGTCTGGAGCGGGTACCGATCTGTGTGGCATACGAGGTCGACGGTGAGCGGGTCGACGAGATGCCGATGACCCAGACCGGCTTCCACCACGCCAAACCCATCTACGAGACGATGCCCGGCTGGTGGGAGGACATCTCCGAGTGCCGCAGGTTCGAGGATCTGCCGCAGAACGCGCAGAACTACATCCTGCGGCTCGAAGAGCTGTCGGGCGCGCACATCTCGTGCATCGGCGTCGGTCCGGGGCGCGACCAGACGATCGTGCGGCGCGACATCCTGTGA
- a CDS encoding SGNH/GDSL hydrolase family protein encodes MTNALARFLAPALTAITLVGVSLFPATASAGGNPNANTTSSVPTPKHKLSQPGQIVVLGDSFAANSPDMRGSCKQNPQAWPEQLGRLTGRRLVEEACSGASFGSADYQIGDEARRADKAGGITTDTALFLMQFGMNDQWNGHDTALRMLLKCLAGGHCEADHDSVTSITPQAIVDRTAQVIEYVRYYAPNARIAFVGYPELLHPGAKAACIDVAGREVTVRNSKTVIALIDKLDSATREAATMLNVEFVDARAATAGRGLCTPKPLVHGVLDPKTDVFGIPVHPTVEGDAVMAATIRDQFGL; translated from the coding sequence ATGACCAACGCTCTCGCCCGGTTCCTGGCGCCTGCGCTCACCGCGATCACACTGGTGGGTGTGTCGCTGTTTCCGGCCACCGCGTCCGCCGGCGGAAACCCGAATGCGAACACCACCAGTTCCGTGCCGACGCCCAAGCACAAGCTCTCGCAGCCGGGACAGATCGTGGTGCTCGGCGACTCCTTCGCCGCCAACAGTCCCGATATGCGCGGCAGTTGTAAGCAGAACCCGCAGGCCTGGCCGGAGCAGCTCGGGCGGCTCACGGGCCGCAGGCTCGTGGAGGAGGCGTGCAGCGGCGCGTCGTTCGGGTCGGCCGACTACCAGATCGGCGACGAGGCCCGGCGGGCCGACAAGGCCGGCGGCATCACCACCGACACCGCGTTGTTCCTGATGCAATTCGGTATGAACGACCAGTGGAACGGACACGACACCGCGCTGCGGATGCTCCTCAAATGTCTGGCCGGCGGACATTGCGAGGCCGATCACGACTCGGTCACCTCCATCACCCCGCAGGCCATCGTCGACCGTACGGCACAGGTCATCGAGTATGTGCGGTACTACGCCCCCAACGCGCGAATCGCCTTCGTCGGATACCCGGAACTGCTGCATCCGGGCGCGAAGGCGGCCTGCATCGACGTCGCCGGGCGCGAGGTCACGGTACGTAACTCCAAGACCGTCATAGCGTTGATCGACAAGCTCGACAGCGCTACCCGCGAGGCCGCGACCATGCTGAACGTCGAGTTCGTCGACGCCCGTGCGGCCACCGCCGGACGCGGCCTGTGCACTCCCAAGCCCCTGGTCCACGGCGTGCTCGACCCGAAAACCGATGTGTTCGGCATTCCGGTACATCCGACGGTCGAGGGTGATGCGGTGATGGCAGCGACCATCCGCGACCAGTTCGGTCTGTAA